From the genome of Desulfosporosinus sp. Sb-LF, one region includes:
- a CDS encoding nitroreductase family protein, whose amino-acid sequence MADELLLGTSILEIIKKRISVRTYLEHPLTSETKDNLRAFYSSISGPFGVPIRFELIESDLALKGSNIKLGTYGVIKGASTYVVAAVVKSNKDLEEFGYVLEKLILYATSLGLGTCWLGGTFKKSEFSKAIKQKDNESLPCITPIGSPSSRKSFLESAMRFAVGSNNRKSWEELFYKGDFGHKLPESEAGKYAVPLKMLRLAPSASNKQPWRIIQDKTKLHFYLQHTKGYAKQQAHDLQRVDIGIAMCHFELTAKEMGIVGKWVISDPDAISTPVNTEYVVSWVEVS is encoded by the coding sequence ATGGCTGATGAACTATTACTTGGAACATCGATCCTTGAAATAATCAAAAAGAGGATATCGGTTAGGACATATCTCGAACACCCTCTAACGTCTGAAACAAAAGATAATTTAAGGGCATTCTATTCTTCCATCAGTGGTCCGTTTGGCGTACCAATTAGGTTCGAACTTATTGAAAGTGATTTAGCGCTGAAGGGGTCAAATATAAAGCTAGGGACGTATGGTGTAATTAAAGGTGCATCGACCTACGTCGTTGCAGCCGTGGTAAAATCAAATAAGGACTTAGAGGAATTTGGATATGTGCTCGAAAAATTGATATTATATGCAACTTCATTGGGCCTGGGTACCTGTTGGCTCGGGGGCACTTTTAAAAAGAGCGAATTCTCCAAAGCAATTAAGCAAAAAGATAATGAATCATTACCTTGTATCACACCTATCGGATCTCCGAGTAGTCGTAAGAGTTTTTTGGAATCCGCTATGAGATTTGCTGTCGGTTCAAACAACAGAAAAAGTTGGGAAGAGCTATTCTACAAAGGTGATTTTGGTCATAAATTGCCTGAGTCAGAGGCCGGAAAATACGCTGTCCCTCTTAAAATGCTCCGTCTTGCCCCTTCCGCATCTAATAAGCAACCATGGAGGATTATTCAAGACAAAACTAAACTTCATTTCTACTTACAACATACTAAAGGATACGCAAAACAACAGGCTCATGATTTGCAAAGAGTTGATATAGGTATTGCCATGTGTCATTTTGAACTGACGGCCAAAGAGATGGGAATAGTTGGGAAATGGGTAATAAGTGATCCGGATGCTATCAGTACACCAGTAAACACCGAGTATGTAG